In a single window of the Zea mays cultivar B73 chromosome 5, Zm-B73-REFERENCE-NAM-5.0, whole genome shotgun sequence genome:
- the LOC100285002 gene encoding uncharacterized protein isoform X1, translated as MGGAGGGGRNGAATRRYNRSKVPRLRWTSELHRNFVRAVDCLGGQDKATPKLILQLMDVGGLTIAHVKSHLQMYRSSGQDIRRREVQPRRLGHLVEHYSFAIDEEGGPKEFVCCPHMKRAEAGPEAAATATATHESVQGNSDMGAPGTRRCGDDYTRAIPIPMGSSSSRSRRITEGLAWQWQSSGAASAARAATAASTLRELGFWVRGTEPFKTGRPMANRLSPVARQLSSKSKEIKCGDDGRFLFGTATRDEAARRHSPSRRPDSIDPKAVAAVSWSSEGGACALPPPLSSTGLSARSGPSGSCVFARQRVNLDLSLSICGS; from the exons ATGGGTGGCGCCGGCGGCGGCGGGAGGAACGGGGCGGCGACGAGGCGGTACAACAGGTCCAAGGTGCCCCGGCTCAGGTGGACCAGCGAGCTCCATCGCAACTTCGTCCGAGCCGTCGACTGCCTTGGCGGACAGGACA AAGCTACTCCTAAGCTAATTCTCCAGCTCATGGATGTCGGAGGGCTTACCATTGCCCATGTCAAGAGCCACCTTCAG ATGTACAGAAGCTCAGGACAAGACATTAGGAGGAGAG AGGTGCAACCGCGGCGGCTAGGACATCTGGTGGAGCACTACTCATTCGCCATTGATGAGGAGGGAGGCCCCAAAGAATTCGTCTGCTGCCCACACATGAAAAG GGCGGAGGCAGGGCCAGAAGCtgcggccacggccacggccacgcaCGAAAGCGTGCAGGGGAACAGTGACATGGGGGCTCCTGGCACCCGGCGCTGCGGCGATGATTACACGCGAGCGATTCCCATTCCCATGGGGAGCAGCAGTAGCAGGAGCAGGAGGATAACCGAGGGCCTCGCATGGCAGTGGCAGAGCAGCGGTGCCGCCTCTGCCGCTCGTGCTGCCACGGCCGCTTCCACGCTGCGCGAGCTGGGATTCTGGGTGCGAGGAACCGAGCCCTTCAAG ACCGGCAGGCCCATGGCAAATCGTCTCAGCCCTGTGGCGAGGCAGCTATCTTCCAAGTCCAAGGAGATCAAGTGCGGAGACGACGGACGCTTCTTGTTCGGCACTGCGACTAGAGACGAAGCGGCCAGGAGACACTCGCCGTCGCGGCGGCCAGACTCCATTGACCCAAAGGCTGTGGCCGCTGTCTCTTGGTCCAGCGAAGGAGGCGCCTGCGCCCTCCCGCCGCCGCTGTCGTCGACCGGCTTGAGTGCGCGCTCAGGGCCGTCAGGCAGTTGCGTATTCGCCAGGCAGAGAGTTAACCTGGACCTTTCCCTGTCCATATGTGGATCATAG
- the LOC100285002 gene encoding uncharacterized protein LOC100285002 isoform 1 (isoform 1 is encoded by transcript variant 1), translated as MGGAGGGGRNGAATRRYNRSKVPRLRWTSELHRNFVRAVDCLGGQDSTFCSCLLTSHAKHACIHTYMSLVWCPLYISLSSSAKMALGSFMCSLRGRCRLHAEATPKLILQLMDVGGLTIAHVKSHLQMYRSSGQDIRRREVQPRRLGHLVEHYSFAIDEEGGPKEFVCCPHMKRAEAGPEAAATATATHESVQGNSDMGAPGTRRCGDDYTRAIPIPMGSSSSRSRRITEGLAWQWQSSGAASAARAATAASTLRELGFWVRGTEPFKTGRPMANRLSPVARQLSSKSKEIKCGDDGRFLFGTATRDEAARRHSPSRRPDSIDPKAVAAVSWSSEGGACALPPPLSSTGLSARSGPSGSCVFARQRVNLDLSLSICGS; from the exons ATGGGTGGCGCCGGCGGCGGCGGGAGGAACGGGGCGGCGACGAGGCGGTACAACAGGTCCAAGGTGCCCCGGCTCAGGTGGACCAGCGAGCTCCATCGCAACTTCGTCCGAGCCGTCGACTGCCTTGGCGGACAGGACAGTACGTTCTGTTCCTGTCTTCTCACCTCTCACGCTAAGCATGCATGCATACATACATACATGTCTTTGGTTTGGTGTCCTCTCTATATCTCTCTTTCCTCGTCGGCCAAAATGGCCCTGGGCTCATTCATGTGCTCTCTTCGTGGTCGATGTCGACTGCATGCAGAAGCTACTCCTAAGCTAATTCTCCAGCTCATGGATGTCGGAGGGCTTACCATTGCCCATGTCAAGAGCCACCTTCAG ATGTACAGAAGCTCAGGACAAGACATTAGGAGGAGAG AGGTGCAACCGCGGCGGCTAGGACATCTGGTGGAGCACTACTCATTCGCCATTGATGAGGAGGGAGGCCCCAAAGAATTCGTCTGCTGCCCACACATGAAAAG GGCGGAGGCAGGGCCAGAAGCtgcggccacggccacggccacgcaCGAAAGCGTGCAGGGGAACAGTGACATGGGGGCTCCTGGCACCCGGCGCTGCGGCGATGATTACACGCGAGCGATTCCCATTCCCATGGGGAGCAGCAGTAGCAGGAGCAGGAGGATAACCGAGGGCCTCGCATGGCAGTGGCAGAGCAGCGGTGCCGCCTCTGCCGCTCGTGCTGCCACGGCCGCTTCCACGCTGCGCGAGCTGGGATTCTGGGTGCGAGGAACCGAGCCCTTCAAG ACCGGCAGGCCCATGGCAAATCGTCTCAGCCCTGTGGCGAGGCAGCTATCTTCCAAGTCCAAGGAGATCAAGTGCGGAGACGACGGACGCTTCTTGTTCGGCACTGCGACTAGAGACGAAGCGGCCAGGAGACACTCGCCGTCGCGGCGGCCAGACTCCATTGACCCAAAGGCTGTGGCCGCTGTCTCTTGGTCCAGCGAAGGAGGCGCCTGCGCCCTCCCGCCGCCGCTGTCGTCGACCGGCTTGAGTGCGCGCTCAGGGCCGTCAGGCAGTTGCGTATTCGCCAGGCAGAGAGTTAACCTGGACCTTTCCCTGTCCATATGTGGATCATAG
- the LOC100285002 gene encoding uncharacterized protein LOC100285002 isoform 2 (isoform 2 is encoded by transcript variant 2) — translation MGGAGGGGRNGAATRRYNRSKVPRLRWTSELHRNFVRAVDCLGGQDKATPKLILQLMDVGGLTIAHVKSHLQMYRSSGQDIRRREVQPRRLGHLVEHYSFAIDEEGGPKEFVCCPHMKRAEAGPEAAATATATHESVQGNSDMGAPGTRRCGDDYTRAIPIPMGSSSSRSRRITEGLAWQWQSSGAASAARAATAASTLRELGFWVRGTEPFKVRQTGRPMANRLSPVARQLSSKSKEIKCGDDGRFLFGTATRDEAARRHSPSRRPDSIDPKAVAAVSWSSEGGACALPPPLSSTGLSARSGPSGSCVFARQRVNLDLSLSICGS, via the exons ATGGGTGGCGCCGGCGGCGGCGGGAGGAACGGGGCGGCGACGAGGCGGTACAACAGGTCCAAGGTGCCCCGGCTCAGGTGGACCAGCGAGCTCCATCGCAACTTCGTCCGAGCCGTCGACTGCCTTGGCGGACAGGACA AAGCTACTCCTAAGCTAATTCTCCAGCTCATGGATGTCGGAGGGCTTACCATTGCCCATGTCAAGAGCCACCTTCAG ATGTACAGAAGCTCAGGACAAGACATTAGGAGGAGAG AGGTGCAACCGCGGCGGCTAGGACATCTGGTGGAGCACTACTCATTCGCCATTGATGAGGAGGGAGGCCCCAAAGAATTCGTCTGCTGCCCACACATGAAAAG GGCGGAGGCAGGGCCAGAAGCtgcggccacggccacggccacgcaCGAAAGCGTGCAGGGGAACAGTGACATGGGGGCTCCTGGCACCCGGCGCTGCGGCGATGATTACACGCGAGCGATTCCCATTCCCATGGGGAGCAGCAGTAGCAGGAGCAGGAGGATAACCGAGGGCCTCGCATGGCAGTGGCAGAGCAGCGGTGCCGCCTCTGCCGCTCGTGCTGCCACGGCCGCTTCCACGCTGCGCGAGCTGGGATTCTGGGTGCGAGGAACCGAGCCCTTCAAGGTACGGCAG ACCGGCAGGCCCATGGCAAATCGTCTCAGCCCTGTGGCGAGGCAGCTATCTTCCAAGTCCAAGGAGATCAAGTGCGGAGACGACGGACGCTTCTTGTTCGGCACTGCGACTAGAGACGAAGCGGCCAGGAGACACTCGCCGTCGCGGCGGCCAGACTCCATTGACCCAAAGGCTGTGGCCGCTGTCTCTTGGTCCAGCGAAGGAGGCGCCTGCGCCCTCCCGCCGCCGCTGTCGTCGACCGGCTTGAGTGCGCGCTCAGGGCCGTCAGGCAGTTGCGTATTCGCCAGGCAGAGAGTTAACCTGGACCTTTCCCTGTCCATATGTGGATCATAG